The Neochlamydia sp. S13 genome has a segment encoding these proteins:
- a CDS encoding leucine-rich repeat domain-containing protein, translating to MNPCSSITIEHLPNEILVPILKVCAAPSLSSVCTRWRHLLATEVMPSLYKQISKMHFPAGDVNKQTFVLDRIYKLEEELSKAAKVNAIFRQTFTQATSISPLEFKGSIEEKRDFTLTNYHSYLVNINRLLIWKELRGGEEYLGKEEIKNLPLKERGRLFKEWIESYSKDIRKLNVARIGLTLLPSEIGQLSQLQTLELSNNQLTTLPAEIRQLSQLQCLYLENNYLTTLPAEIGQLSQLQRLHLENNQLTNLPAEIRQLSQLQRLYLNKNQLTTLPAEIWQLSQLQRLKLDNNQLTTLPTKIGQLTRLEKLKLSSNQLTSLPAEIGHLPNELNLYLDRNPLESIPNKIKQRFRL from the coding sequence ATGAATCCTTGCTCTTCTATTACCATTGAACATCTACCTAATGAAATATTAGTTCCTATTTTAAAGGTTTGCGCCGCACCTTCCTTGTCTAGTGTTTGTACGAGATGGCGACATTTGCTGGCTACAGAAGTCATGCCTTCCCTCTATAAGCAAATAAGTAAGATGCATTTTCCTGCAGGAGACGTTAACAAGCAGACTTTTGTTTTAGATAGGATTTATAAGCTAGAAGAAGAGCTTTCAAAGGCAGCAAAGGTAAATGCAATTTTCAGGCAAACCTTTACCCAAGCTACGTCTATTTCTCCTTTAGAATTTAAGGGAAGCATCGAAGAAAAAAGAGATTTTACCCTCACTAATTACCACTCTTATCTTGTAAACATTAATCGACTTTTAATATGGAAAGAACTTCGGGGAGGAGAAGAATATTTAGGGAAAGAAGAAATTAAAAATTTACCTTTAAAAGAAAGAGGCAGGCTTTTTAAGGAGTGGATTGAAAGCTATAGCAAAGATATTAGGAAGTTAAATGTAGCAAGGATAGGCTTAACCTTATTACCTTCAGAGATAGGGCAGTTATCTCAGCTGCAAACGCTTGAATTAAGCAACAACCAGCTTACCACCCTTCCTGCAGAGATAAGGCAGCTGTCTCAGCTGCAATGCCTTTACTTAGAAAACAACTATCTTACCACCCTTCCAGCAGAAATAGGGCAGCTATCTCAGCTACAAAGACTTCACTTAGAAAACAACCAGCTTACCAACCTTCCTGCAGAGATAAGACAGCTATCGCAGCTGCAAAGGCTTTACTTAAACAAGAACCAACTCACCACCCTTCCGGCAGAGATATGGCAGTTATCGCAGCTGCAAAGGCTTAAATTAGACAATAATCAGCTTACTACTCTTCCAACAAAAATAGGGCAGCTTACTCGGCTAGAAAAACTTAAATTAAGCAGCAACCAGCTTACCTCCCTTCCAGCAGAAATAGGCCATCTGCCAAACGAGTTAAATCTTTATCTAGATCGAAATCCACTGGAAAGTATTCCTAACAAAATAAAGCAACGTTTTAGATTATAA
- a CDS encoding leucine-rich repeat domain-containing protein, which translates to MNTSSSITLEHLPNEILAPILKVCAAPSLYSVCTRWRHLLVTEVMPSLYKQIGKMHVPQGDVNKQAFILDKIYKLEAELPEATKVNAIFKQIFALASSLSPSELEFKWITEEKRYFTLNNYSSYLININRLLMWKKIPGGEEYLDQEAIKYLPLQVKGKLFRDWIERYGKDIKDLDLTRMGLTLLPAEIGQLLQLKSLNLEQNQLTTLPIEIGQLSRLKALNLENNQLATLPAETGQLLQLKSLNLGGNQLATLPAEIGQLFQLEELYLDNNQLTIFPVERGQLPQLQWLYLKNNQLTTLPSAIGQLSQLKGFYLDSNKLITLPAEIGYLSQLQYLYLNNNQLAILPVEIGKLSQLEGLYLDSNHLTSLPAEIGQLPNLYILYLNNNHLATLPAEIRQLPRLRELRLNNNQLTTLPVEIGQVSQLHSLHLQNNQLSTLPAEIGQLSQLQRLELNSNQLTALPAEIGYLSQLQYLFLNNNQLTTLPVEIGQLSQLQWLYLHNNRLTTLPAEIGQLSRLLWLHLHNNQLTAFPAEIRQLSQLLDLNLNNNRLSSLPAEIGYLPDWLNVNLNGNPLENIPEKIKQRFRL; encoded by the coding sequence ATGAATACTAGCTCATCTATCACCCTTGAACATCTGCCTAATGAAATACTGGCTCCTATTTTAAAGGTATGCGCTGCGCCTTCTTTATATAGCGTCTGTACAAGATGGCGACATTTGCTGGTTACTGAAGTCATGCCTTCTCTTTATAAGCAAATAGGCAAGATGCATGTTCCTCAAGGAGATGTCAACAAGCAGGCTTTTATTTTGGATAAGATTTATAAATTAGAAGCTGAACTTCCCGAAGCTACAAAAGTCAACGCGATCTTTAAGCAAATCTTTGCTTTAGCTAGCTCTCTTTCACCTTCAGAATTAGAATTTAAATGGATAACCGAGGAAAAAAGATATTTTACTCTGAATAATTACTCTTCTTATCTGATAAATATTAATCGACTTTTAATGTGGAAAAAAATTCCTGGTGGAGAGGAATACTTAGACCAAGAAGCAATCAAATATTTGCCTTTGCAAGTAAAAGGAAAGCTATTTAGAGATTGGATTGAAAGATATGGCAAAGATATTAAAGACTTAGATTTAACAAGAATGGGCTTGACTTTATTACCTGCAGAGATAGGGCAGCTACTTCAGCTGAAAAGTCTTAACTTAGAACAAAACCAACTTACCACTCTTCCCATAGAGATAGGACAGCTATCGCGTCTGAAAGCGCTTAACTTAGAAAATAACCAGCTTGCCACTCTTCCTGCCGAGACAGGGCAGCTACTTCAGCTGAAAAGTCTTAACTTAGGAGGCAACCAGCTTGCCACTCTTCCGGCAGAGATAGGGCAGCTATTTCAGCTAGAAGAGCTTTACTTAGATAATAACCAACTGACCATTTTTCCGGTAGAGAGAGGGCAGCTTCCTCAGCTGCAATGGCTTTACTTAAAAAACAACCAGCTTACCACTCTTCCCTCAGCGATAGGGCAGCTATCGCAGCTAAAAGGATTTTACTTAGATAGCAACAAGCTTATCACTCTTCCTGCAGAGATAGGGTATCTATCACAGCTGCAATACCTTTACTTAAATAATAACCAACTTGCCATTCTTCCAGTAGAGATAGGGAAGCTATCGCAGCTAGAAGGGCTTTACTTAGACAGCAACCATCTTACCTCCCTTCCTGCAGAGATAGGACAGCTACCAAATCTCTACATCCTTTACTTAAATAATAACCACCTTGCCACTCTTCCTGCAGAAATAAGGCAACTACCGCGGCTACGAGAGTTACGATTAAATAATAACCAACTTACCACTCTTCCAGTAGAGATAGGGCAGGTATCACAGCTGCACAGCCTTCATTTACAAAACAACCAACTTAGCACTCTTCCGGCAGAGATAGGGCAGCTGTCTCAACTGCAAAGACTTGAATTAAACAGCAACCAGCTTACGGCTCTTCCGGCAGAGATAGGGTATCTATCGCAGCTGCAATACCTTTTCTTAAATAACAATCAACTTACCACTCTTCCAGTAGAGATAGGGCAATTATCTCAGTTGCAATGGCTTTACTTACACAATAACCGGCTCACCACTCTTCCGGCAGAGATAGGGCAGTTATCACGGCTGCTATGGCTTCACTTACACAACAACCAGCTCACGGCTTTTCCAGCAGAGATAAGGCAGCTATCCCAGCTGTTAGACCTTAACTTGAATAATAATCGACTTAGCTCTCTTCCAGCGGAAATAGGTTACCTGCCAGACTGGTTAAATGTTAATCTAAATGGAAATCCACTGGAAAATATTCCGGAGAAAATAAAGCAACGTTTTAGGCTATAA
- a CDS encoding leucine-rich repeat domain-containing protein, producing MNPCSSLTIEHLPNEILTPILKACAAPSLYSVCTKWRHLLATEVMPTLYKQIGKMHVPHGDVHKQTLIIDRIYKLEAELPEIAKVYAIFKQTFTLAKSLSPLEFKSKTLEKRYFTLANYSSYLVNINRLLMWKNLPSGREYLEQEKIKYLPLKEKGRLFKEWIENHGKDIKSLDLTASGLTFLPPEIGYLSQLKKLNLNNNQLTTLPVEIGRLSQLITLCLDNNQLTSLPKEIGRLSQLRELNLNNNRLTTLPAEIGQLLQLKSLNLGQNQLTTLPAEIGQLLQLKSLNLRQNQLTILPAELGQLSQLQELDLSSSQLTTLPIEIGQLSQELGLDLNGNPLESIPEGIKQRFNL from the coding sequence ATGAATCCTTGCTCTTCTCTTACCATTGAACATCTACCTAATGAAATACTGACTCCTATTTTAAAGGCATGCGCTGCGCCTTCTTTATATAGCGTCTGTACAAAATGGCGACATTTGCTGGCTACAGAAGTCATGCCTACCCTTTATAAGCAAATAGGCAAGATGCATGTTCCCCATGGTGATGTTCACAAGCAGACTCTTATTATAGATAGGATTTATAAATTAGAAGCTGAACTTCCTGAAATAGCAAAGGTCTATGCAATCTTTAAGCAAACCTTTACCCTAGCTAAATCTCTTTCTCCTTTAGAATTTAAATCCAAAACTCTGGAAAAAAGATATTTTACTTTGGCTAATTACTCCTCTTATCTTGTAAACATTAATCGCCTGTTAATGTGGAAAAACCTTCCTAGTGGAAGGGAGTACTTAGAGCAAGAGAAAATCAAGTATTTGCCTTTAAAAGAAAAAGGCAGGCTTTTTAAGGAATGGATTGAAAATCATGGCAAAGATATTAAAAGCTTAGATTTAACTGCATCTGGCTTGACCTTTCTACCCCCAGAGATAGGGTATTTATCGCAGCTGAAAAAGCTTAATTTAAACAATAACCAGCTTACCACTCTTCCGGTAGAGATAGGTCGTTTATCGCAGCTGATAACGCTTTGCTTAGACAACAACCAGCTCACCTCTCTTCCTAAAGAGATAGGGCGGCTATCGCAACTCAGAGAGCTTAACTTAAATAATAACCGGCTCACCACTCTTCCCGCAGAGATAGGGCAGCTACTTCAGCTGAAAAGTCTTAACTTAGGACAAAACCAGCTTACCACTCTTCCTGCAGAGATAGGACAGCTGCTCCAGCTGAAAAGTCTTAACTTAAGACAAAACCAGCTCACCATCCTTCCTGCTGAACTTGGACAGCTATCTCAGTTGCAGGAGCTTGATTTAAGCAGCAGCCAGCTCACCACTCTTCCGATAGAGATAGGACAGTTATCGCAGGAGCTAGGCCTTGATCTAAATGGAAATCCTTTGGAAAGTATTCCTGAGGGCATAAAGCAACGCTTTAATCTATAA
- the epmA gene encoding EF-P lysine aminoacylase EpmA yields the protein MAAQLNRVKILRDRAYMLAQAREFFAKQQILEVDCPILTQGASIDANIDLIPARYANLEIRYMHSSPEYGMKRLLAEGMSDIYQLSHVFRDAEFSCKHNPEFMMAEWYRLGVSYEFMIAEALDFVRLFLGPLPAYTISYREALQEYANLDYVKASIPDLIEYLQNRGIQPYVQIEKEGKDALLNLILAMVVEPQLGKDKLCVLTDYPATQAALAQTKWQNDEQIAERFEIYYAGLELANGYHELGDVGEQRKRLMEANQIRDSLGKNQLPIDEAFLEALKKGFPDACGVAIGFDRLMMLRHQASTIAEVIPFAWATA from the coding sequence ATGGCTGCCCAGTTAAATAGAGTCAAGATCCTTAGGGATCGGGCCTACATGCTAGCCCAAGCACGAGAGTTTTTTGCCAAGCAACAAATCCTAGAAGTGGATTGTCCTATTCTTACTCAAGGGGCTTCTATTGATGCTAATATCGATTTAATTCCTGCCCGCTATGCAAACCTTGAAATACGCTATATGCATTCTTCCCCAGAATATGGGATGAAAAGGCTTCTTGCAGAAGGAATGAGTGATATTTATCAGCTATCACATGTTTTTCGTGACGCTGAATTTAGTTGTAAGCATAATCCTGAATTTATGATGGCCGAGTGGTATCGTTTAGGTGTCTCTTATGAATTTATGATTGCAGAAGCTTTAGATTTTGTTCGTCTGTTCTTGGGTCCCTTGCCTGCTTACACCATAAGTTATCGTGAAGCTCTGCAGGAATACGCTAATTTAGATTATGTTAAAGCTTCTATTCCTGATTTGATAGAATATTTGCAGAATAGAGGTATTCAACCCTACGTTCAGATTGAAAAAGAAGGGAAAGATGCTCTTTTAAATCTTATTTTAGCTATGGTGGTTGAACCGCAATTAGGAAAAGATAAGCTTTGTGTTTTGACTGACTATCCTGCCACCCAAGCGGCTCTCGCTCAGACAAAATGGCAAAATGACGAGCAGATCGCGGAACGGTTTGAGATTTATTACGCCGGCTTAGAACTTGCTAACGGCTATCATGAGCTGGGAGATGTAGGTGAGCAGCGTAAGCGTTTGATGGAAGCAAATCAAATAAGGGATAGTTTAGGCAAAAATCAGCTACCCATTGATGAAGCTTTTTTGGAAGCCTTAAAAAAAGGTTTTCCTGATGCTTGTGGCGTTGCAATAGGTTTTGATCGCTTGATGATGCTACGTCACCAGGCTTCTACGATTGCCGAGGTCATTCCCTTTGCTTGGGCTACAGCTTAA
- a CDS encoding leucine-rich repeat domain-containing protein, which translates to MNPSSSITLEHLPNEILAPILGACVTPSLFSVCTRWRHLLATEVMPTLYKQIGKMHVPHGDVYKQAFIIDRIYKLEEDLSVTKKVNAIFRQTFVLASSLSPLELEFKWITEEKRYFTLINYSSYLVNINRLLTWKKIPGGEEYLDQEAIKYLPLQVKGKLLRDWIKNYSKNIRSLDLTECGLTLIPPEIGYLSQLQFLYLNNNQLTTLPAEIGQLSQLEGLYLDSNQLTSLPTEIGQLPNLYILYLNNNHLTTLPAEIRQLPRLRELRLNNNQLTTLPAEIGYLVQLQYLFLNNNQLTAIPAEIRQLSQLETLNLDNNQLTSIPTEIGQLSQLQMLGLNTNQLTTLPAEIEQLSQLQYLWLNSNQLGTLPAEIGQLSQLRWFYLSDNQLTILPKAIGQLSQLQRLELSQSQLATLPAEIGQLSQLKALCLNNNQLTTLPSQIGQLSQLQWLYLENNQLTTLPAAIGQLSQLHHLDLDNNQLTTLPAEIGQLFQLEELDLNNNQLTSLPPEIKELTALKKLQVNGNPLESIPEEIKQIFSL; encoded by the coding sequence ATGAATCCTAGCTCATCTATCACCCTTGAACATCTACCTAATGAAATACTTGCTCCTATTTTAGGAGCTTGTGTCACACCTTCCTTATTTAGCGTTTGTACAAGATGGCGACATTTACTAGCTACAGAAGTCATGCCCACCCTTTATAAGCAAATAGGTAAGATGCATGTTCCCCATGGTGATGTTTACAAGCAGGCTTTTATTATAGATAGGATTTATAAGCTAGAAGAAGATCTTTCTGTAACAAAAAAGGTAAATGCAATCTTTAGACAAACCTTTGTTTTAGCTAGCTCGCTTTCACCTTTAGAGTTAGAATTTAAATGGATAACCGAGGAAAAAAGATATTTTACGCTGATTAATTACTCCTCATATCTTGTAAATATTAACCGCCTCTTAACATGGAAAAAAATCCCTGGTGGAGAGGAATACTTAGACCAAGAAGCTATCAAATATTTGCCTTTACAAGTAAAAGGAAAGCTACTTAGAGATTGGATAAAAAACTATAGCAAAAATATTAGAAGCTTAGACTTAACTGAATGTGGATTGACCCTTATACCCCCAGAGATAGGGTATCTATCGCAGCTGCAATTCCTTTACTTAAATAACAACCAACTTACCACCCTTCCGGCAGAGATAGGGCAGTTATCGCAGCTAGAAGGTCTTTACTTAGATAGCAACCAGCTCACCTCCCTTCCTACAGAGATAGGACAGCTACCAAATCTCTACATCCTTTACTTAAATAATAACCACCTTACCACTCTTCCTGCAGAAATAAGGCAACTACCGCGGCTACGAGAGCTACGCTTAAATAATAACCAGCTTACGACCCTTCCTGCAGAGATAGGGTATTTAGTGCAGCTGCAATACCTTTTCTTAAATAATAACCAGCTAACCGCTATTCCTGCGGAAATCCGGCAGCTTTCTCAGTTAGAAACGCTTAACTTAGACAATAACCAGCTCACCTCCATTCCTACCGAGATAGGCCAGCTTTCGCAGCTGCAAATGCTTGGCTTAAACACCAACCAGCTTACCACTCTTCCGGCAGAGATAGAGCAGCTGTCTCAGCTGCAATATCTTTGGCTAAACAGCAACCAACTAGGCACCCTTCCTGCAGAGATAGGGCAGCTTTCGCAGCTGCGATGGTTTTACTTAAGCGACAACCAGCTTACCATCCTTCCTAAAGCAATAGGGCAGCTTTCACAGCTGCAAAGGCTTGAATTAAGCCAAAGCCAACTAGCCACTCTTCCTGCAGAGATAGGGCAGCTATCTCAGCTCAAAGCACTTTGCTTAAATAACAATCAGCTTACCACTCTTCCTTCACAGATAGGACAGCTATCCCAGCTGCAATGGCTTTACTTAGAAAACAATCAGCTCACTACTCTTCCAGCAGCCATAGGACAGTTATCACAGCTACATCACCTTGACTTAGACAATAACCAGCTTACCACTCTTCCGGCAGAGATAGGGCAGCTATTTCAGCTAGAAGAGCTTGACCTTAATAATAACCAGCTCACCTCCCTCCCTCCCGAAATAAAAGAGCTAACTGCTTTAAAAAAGCTTCAGGTAAATGGGAATCCTTTAGAGAGTATTCCTGAGGAAATAAAGCAGATTTTTAGTCTATAA
- a CDS encoding YkgJ family cysteine cluster protein, producing the protein MDKNNDNTQTSKALPWYKEGLRFQCTECGKCCTGSPGYVWITELEMQAVAKLLKMSLEMFKKKYTRQRENRYSLIEKKNFNNEYDCIFLKDKKCSIYQERPRQCRTFPWWKENLASEESWKAAAQYCEGIHEEAALVPYEKIEQQLHLNQNSLIQKS; encoded by the coding sequence ATGGATAAAAATAATGATAATACCCAAACTTCTAAAGCTTTACCTTGGTATAAAGAAGGCTTACGTTTTCAATGTACTGAATGTGGAAAATGCTGCACAGGCTCGCCAGGATACGTATGGATAACAGAACTAGAGATGCAAGCAGTTGCTAAGCTGTTAAAGATGTCTTTAGAGATGTTTAAGAAAAAATACACCCGTCAGCGCGAGAATCGATACTCACTGATTGAAAAGAAAAATTTTAACAATGAATATGATTGTATTTTTTTAAAAGATAAAAAATGTTCTATCTATCAAGAACGCCCACGACAATGTCGCACCTTTCCGTGGTGGAAAGAGAATCTGGCTTCGGAAGAAAGTTGGAAAGCAGCGGCACAATATTGCGAAGGCATCCATGAGGAAGCTGCCCTTGTTCCTTATGAAAAAATTGAACAACAACTCCACCTCAATCAAAATTCATTGATACAGAAAAGCTAA
- the efp gene encoding elongation factor P, producing MAQISTNEFKAGIKVEVDGQPYTIVSNEFVKPGKGQAFNRVKLKHLTTGRTIEQTFKSGDKADVADVVEAEMRMLYKEADGVVFMDDKTFDQVKIPFVSIGDNAQWLMEDHLYFIVFYKGQPVTLEPPTFIDMIVTETSPGARGNTASGRVLKPAVVESGAKIQVPIFVEQGEKVKVDTRTGEYVSRVS from the coding sequence ATGGCACAAATTAGTACAAATGAGTTCAAAGCTGGAATAAAAGTGGAAGTGGATGGACAACCTTATACAATTGTAAGCAATGAATTTGTTAAGCCCGGCAAAGGACAAGCTTTTAATCGTGTGAAATTAAAGCATCTTACTACAGGCCGTACCATTGAGCAGACTTTTAAATCAGGAGATAAAGCAGATGTGGCCGATGTAGTTGAAGCTGAAATGCGCATGCTTTACAAAGAGGCCGATGGGGTAGTCTTTATGGATGATAAAACATTTGACCAGGTTAAAATCCCTTTTGTAAGCATAGGCGATAATGCTCAGTGGTTAATGGAAGACCATTTGTATTTTATAGTATTTTACAAAGGGCAGCCCGTTACACTAGAACCTCCTACTTTCATCGACATGATTGTAACTGAAACCTCTCCAGGAGCGCGAGGAAATACAGCTTCGGGTCGTGTGTTGAAGCCTGCTGTGGTAGAAAGTGGCGCTAAAATTCAGGTGCCTATCTTTGTGGAACAGGGTGAAAAAGTTAAAGTTGATACGCGCACTGGCGAATATGTTTCTCGCGTTTCATAG
- a CDS encoding leucine-rich repeat domain-containing protein, with the protein MNPSSSLTIEHLPNEILTPILKACAAPSLYSVCTKWRHLLATEVMPSLYKQIGKMHVPHDDVYKQALIIDRIYKLEEDLSVAEKVNAIFKQIFALASPLSPLDLELKDKPNEKRYFTLTNYCSYLVNINRLLMWKKLAGGEEYLGREEIKALPLTKKGELFREWIENHGKDIKSLDLTESGLTFLPPEIECLSQLKKLNLNNNQITTLPVEIGQLSQLKLLHLGNNQLATLPAEIGQLFQLEELYLDNNQLTILPVEIGQLAQLQWLYLKNNQLTALPAKIGLLSELEALDLNSNQLTTLPIEIGQLSQLQWLYLKNNQLTTLPTEIGHLSQLEGLYLGNNQLTALPTEIGQLSQGLALQLDGNPLESIPEEIKQRFSL; encoded by the coding sequence ATGAATCCTAGCTCTTCTCTCACCATTGAACATCTACCTAATGAAATACTGACTCCTATTTTAAAGGCATGCGCTGCGCCTTCTTTATATAGCGTCTGTACAAAATGGCGACATTTGCTGGCTACTGAAGTCATGCCTTCCCTTTATAAGCAAATAGGCAAGATGCATGTTCCCCATGATGATGTTTACAAGCAGGCTCTTATTATAGATAGGATTTATAAGCTAGAAGAAGATCTTTCTGTAGCAGAAAAGGTAAATGCAATCTTTAAGCAAATCTTTGCTTTAGCTAGCCCTCTTTCACCTTTAGATTTAGAGCTTAAAGATAAACCTAATGAAAAAAGATATTTTACTCTAACTAATTACTGCTCTTATCTTGTAAACATTAACCGCCTTTTAATGTGGAAAAAACTTGCTGGAGGAGAAGAATATTTAGGGAGAGAAGAAATCAAAGCTTTACCTTTAACAAAAAAAGGAGAGCTTTTCAGAGAGTGGATTGAAAATCATGGCAAAGATATTAAAAGCTTAGATTTAACTGAATCTGGCTTGACCTTTCTACCCCCAGAGATAGAGTGTTTATCGCAGCTGAAAAAGCTTAATTTAAACAATAATCAGATTACCACTCTTCCGGTAGAGATAGGGCAGCTGTCTCAGCTTAAATTACTTCACTTAGGTAATAACCAGCTTGCCACTCTTCCGGCAGAGATAGGGCAGCTATTTCAGCTAGAAGAGCTTTACTTAGATAATAACCAACTGACCATTCTTCCGGTAGAGATAGGGCAGCTCGCCCAGCTGCAATGGCTTTACTTAAAAAACAACCAGCTTACCGCTCTTCCGGCAAAGATAGGGCTGCTTTCTGAGCTGGAAGCACTTGACTTAAACAGCAACCAGCTCACCACTCTTCCGATAGAGATAGGGCAGCTTTCTCAGCTGCAATGGCTTTACTTAAAAAACAACCAGCTTACCACTCTTCCGACAGAGATAGGTCATTTATCGCAGCTGGAAGGGCTTTACTTAGGTAACAACCAGCTCACCGCTCTTCCTACAGAAATAGGGCAGCTATCGCAGGGGTTAGCTCTTCAACTCGATGGAAATCCGTTGGAAAGTATTCCTGAGGAAATAAAGCAACGTTTTAGTCTATAA
- a CDS encoding leucine-rich repeat domain-containing protein has product MNTSSSITLEHLPNEILAPILKVCVTPSLFSVCTRWRHLLATEVMPSLYKQISKMHAPHRDVNEQTLILGRIYRLEEELSETAKVNAIFKQIFALASSLSPMELEFKCKAEKKRYFTLTNYTSYLVNINRLLMWKNLPSGRKYLEQEKIKYLPLTKKGELFREWIENHAKDIKELDLQGVGLTFLPTEIGQLSQLAILNLDRNQLTSLPAQIGQLSQLQELKLNCNELIILPVEIRQLWELNKLYLNNNQFTNLPAEIWQLVGLQHLYLENNQLTSLPAQIGQLSRLSQLCLSSNELTSFPAEIGQLSQLQTLELSSNELIALPAEIGQLSQLQTLELSSNELTALPAEIGQMSQLQRLKLSSNRLTTLPAEIGQLAQLQEIWLSSNQLTSLPTEIGQLSQLRRFNLDKNQLTALPMEIGQLSQLQWLYLTNNQLTFLPSEIGQLSQLQRLYLINNQLATLSAEIGQLSQLSILYLSGNQLATLPAEIGQLSQLAWLSLSNNQLTNLPTEIGQLSRLQRFHLNNNQLTTLPAEIGQLSRLLELYLSNNQLTSLRAEIGQLSQLKVLNLCNNQLSSFPAEIAYLAEGLNLNLKENPLESIPEEIKQRFRL; this is encoded by the coding sequence ATGAATACTAGCTCATCTATCACCCTTGAACATCTACCTAATGAAATACTAGCTCCTATTTTAAAGGTTTGCGTCACACCTTCCTTATTTAGCGTTTGTACGAGATGGCGACATTTGCTGGCTACAGAAGTTATGCCTTCCCTTTATAAGCAAATAAGTAAGATGCATGCTCCTCATAGAGATGTTAACGAGCAGACTCTTATTTTAGGTAGGATTTATAGGCTAGAAGAAGAGCTTTCAGAGACAGCAAAGGTAAATGCAATCTTTAAGCAAATCTTTGCTTTAGCTAGCTCACTGTCTCCTATGGAGTTGGAATTTAAATGTAAAGCTGAGAAAAAAAGGTATTTTACCCTGACTAACTATACCTCTTATCTTGTAAATATTAATCGCCTGTTAATGTGGAAAAACCTCCCTAGTGGAAGGAAGTACTTAGAGCAAGAGAAAATCAAGTATTTGCCTTTAACAAAAAAAGGAGAGCTTTTCAGAGAGTGGATTGAAAATCATGCCAAAGATATTAAGGAATTAGATTTACAGGGAGTTGGCTTAACGTTTTTGCCTACAGAAATAGGGCAACTTTCTCAGCTAGCGATCTTAAACTTAGATAGAAACCAACTTACCTCCCTTCCGGCACAGATAGGGCAGCTTTCTCAGCTCCAAGAGCTTAAATTAAACTGCAACGAACTTATCATTCTCCCTGTAGAGATAAGGCAACTATGGGAGCTCAATAAACTTTATTTAAACAATAACCAGTTCACCAACCTTCCAGCAGAAATATGGCAGCTGGTTGGTTTACAACACCTTTACTTAGAGAATAACCAGCTTACCTCTCTTCCAGCACAGATAGGTCAGCTATCGCGGCTTTCTCAACTTTGCTTAAGCAGCAACGAGCTTACCTCCTTTCCAGCAGAAATAGGACAGCTTTCTCAGCTGCAAACGCTTGAATTAAGCAGCAACGAACTTATCGCCCTTCCTGCAGAGATTGGGCAGCTTTCTCAGCTGCAAACGCTTGAATTAAGCAGCAACGAGCTTACCGCCCTTCCTGCAGAGATTGGGCAGATGTCTCAGCTGCAAAGGCTTAAATTAAGCAGCAACCGGCTTACCACTCTTCCTGCAGAAATAGGGCAGTTGGCACAGCTGCAAGAGATTTGGTTAAGCAGCAACCAGCTCACGTCTCTTCCCACCGAGATAGGGCAGCTATCGCAGCTGCGAAGATTTAACTTAGATAAGAACCAGCTAACCGCTCTTCCTATGGAAATCGGGCAACTTTCTCAGCTGCAATGGCTTTACTTAACCAATAATCAGCTTACTTTCCTTCCTTCAGAGATAGGACAGCTATCGCAGCTGCAAAGGCTTTACTTAATCAATAATCAGCTTGCCACTCTTTCTGCAGAGATAGGGCAGCTTTCTCAGCTATCCATCCTCTACTTAAGCGGCAACCAGCTTGCCACCCTTCCTGCAGAGATAGGGCAACTATCTCAGCTGGCATGGCTTTCCTTAAGCAATAACCAGCTTACAAATCTTCCTACAGAGATAGGACAATTATCGCGGTTGCAAAGGTTTCACTTAAATAATAACCAACTCACCACACTTCCTGCAGAGATAGGGCAGCTCTCACGGCTGTTAGAGCTTTATTTAAGCAATAATCAGCTTACTTCTCTTCGTGCCGAGATAGGGCAGTTATCTCAGCTGAAAGTGCTTAATTTATGTAATAATCAGCTTAGCTCCTTTCCAGCAGAAATAGCTTATTTGGCGGAAGGGTTAAATCTTAATCTAAAAGAAAATCCACTGGAAAGTATTCCTGAGGAGATAAAGCAACGTTTTAGGCTATAA